A genomic region of Papaver somniferum cultivar HN1 chromosome 7, ASM357369v1, whole genome shotgun sequence contains the following coding sequences:
- the LOC113295853 gene encoding uncharacterized protein LOC113295853 yields MIRLGINAKYKEDVCSWRIHFGPVNGDISQFYMKDANILHMLKSPPVTTELVKHLIADNIQGDPSLKPNQIISLFKKTYSSNIKYYHARRGREIIFEQQFGDDEKSYSDLVWYVKAVEETNPDSYVNFEVDHATRRFQRLFICFGACKHSYKYLKPMIYFDATFQTGRFGGALMAATCVNENNGFYPYAYALVSAENKENWFWFLDNLKQVVDGRPIVFLSDHGEGLLKGIPKVFPDSYYNYCFFISSAIFLFDQVMQTPRSLLICFTKLLTLIQ; encoded by the exons ATGATAAGACTCGGTATTAATGCAAAGTATAAAGAAGATGTTTGTTCAtggaggattcactttgggcCTGTGAATGGTGACATTTCTCAGTTCTATATGAAAGATGCTAATATTCTTCACAT gttgaagagtcctCCGGTGACAACCGAGTTAGTCAAGCATTTGATCGCAGACAATATACAGGGAGATCCTAGTTTAAAACCTAATCAGATCATTTCACTTTTTAAGAAGACTTATAGTTCCAATATTAAGTATTACCATGCTCGTAGAGGGAGAGAAATCATATTTGAACAACAGTTTGGTGATGACGAGAAGTCGTATAGTGATTTAGTTTGGTATGTCAAAGCCGTTGAGGAAACTAATCCTGATAGCTATGTGAATTTTGAGGTTGATCATGCAACTAGAAGATTTCAGAGGCTTTTCATATGTTTTGGTGCTTGCAAGCATAGTTATAAGTATCTTAAGCCCATGATTTACTTTGACGCTACTTTCCAAACTGGTAGATTCGGGGGTGCTTTAATGGCTGCAACATGTGTCAATGAAAACAACGGTTTTTACCCATATGCTTATGCTCTTGTTTCtgctgaaaacaaagaaaattggttttggtttctagACAATCTTAAACAAGTGGTGGATGGTCGTCCGATTGTTTTTCTTAGTGATCATGGAGAAGGCCTTTTGAAGGGAATTCCAAAAGTATTTCCTGATTCATATTACAACTATTGTTTTTTCATATCAAGTGCAATCTTCCTATTTGATCAGGTGATGCAAACTCCAAGGTCgttattgatttgttttacaaagctgCTTACTCTTATACAATAA